In a single window of the Desulfovibrio mangrovi genome:
- a CDS encoding universal stress protein, translating into MLQEVQSNQTAPRAELQDIPSLLIAVGEQPEHLFGVQFISQFFKDFDRMHFKLMHLLPPSHGVVPGPYGLPVEAGRMDESIYNRHRDLGRHSLQLASGMLRQVGIPDSNISMVSRPQNQTKALDLIQESAANNHHALVLGNRGRSWFESMLDGIPDITREVIDASCGIPLWIAPSIVEKRRDILLCVDGSRHALNMVHHVGETLGSQGTHGVTLLRVLRDRNNNPTPPEVIFEEARKVLEEQNVPSDSIRVRVVTDNDPASGILTVCERGKFAVVAMGRAGYGNSFMRRLLLGSVSRDVMQQLNNACLWLTC; encoded by the coding sequence ATGCTACAGGAAGTGCAGTCAAATCAGACGGCCCCCCGCGCCGAACTGCAGGACATACCCAGTCTTCTCATCGCAGTGGGCGAACAGCCCGAACACCTGTTCGGGGTCCAGTTCATTTCCCAGTTCTTCAAGGATTTTGACAGGATGCATTTCAAGCTCATGCATCTGCTGCCGCCAAGCCACGGCGTTGTACCCGGACCCTACGGCCTGCCCGTGGAAGCAGGAAGAATGGATGAGAGCATATACAACCGCCACCGCGATCTGGGCAGGCACAGCCTGCAACTGGCTTCAGGCATGTTGCGGCAGGTCGGCATTCCCGATTCCAACATCAGCATGGTCAGCCGCCCCCAGAACCAGACCAAGGCACTGGATCTGATTCAGGAATCCGCCGCAAACAACCACCACGCGCTCGTGCTTGGCAATCGTGGCCGCTCGTGGTTCGAGTCCATGCTGGACGGCATTCCGGACATCACCCGCGAAGTCATCGACGCCTCCTGCGGCATACCGCTGTGGATTGCTCCGTCCATAGTGGAAAAGCGCCGCGACATACTGCTCTGCGTAGACGGTTCCCGTCACGCCCTGAATATGGTGCACCACGTGGGCGAAACCCTCGGCTCGCAGGGCACTCACGGCGTCACGCTGCTGCGTGTGCTGCGTGATCGCAACAACAACCCCACCCCGCCGGAAGTCATATTTGAAGAAGCCCGCAAGGTGTTGGAAGAGCAAAACGTTCCGTCTGACTCCATCCGTGTGCGGGTCGTCACGGACAATGATCCGGCAAGCGGCATTCTGACAGTTTGCGAACGCGGCAAGTTCGCCGTGGTTGCCATGGGCCGCGCAGGCTACGGTAACAGCTTCATGCGTCGCCTGCTTTTGGGTTCCGTTTCCAGAGATGTCATGCAGCAGTTGAATAACGCCTGCCTTTGGCTGACCTGTTAA
- the cydB gene encoding cytochrome d ubiquinol oxidase subunit II, producing the protein MFLETVWFMLWGLLWAIYFILDGFDLGMGTLMPFLAKNEKEKRTIYNAAAPFWDGNEVWLITAGGVTFAAFPKAYAVMFSALYAPLLMLLFALIFRAVSFEFRNKIESDAWRKLWDTFLFLGSFVPALLLGVAFANLFQGIPIDGDGVYHGNLIKLLNPYGLLGGVMFVLMFCLHGALWLAIKSSGELHERAMQMAARIWPYFMASAVAFLAATAVYTNLYHNYLAIPPLMGVIILAVVALFTTRLFISSGSTILAWASSAVTILSCTLFGVIGMYPALIPSNMDDLYHVTIYNAASSPLTLKIMLGVALTFVPVVIFYQAWVYKVFSFKITDKDLASDEAY; encoded by the coding sequence ATGTTTTTGGAAACCGTATGGTTCATGCTGTGGGGCCTTCTCTGGGCCATCTACTTCATCCTTGACGGGTTTGATCTCGGCATGGGTACGCTGATGCCGTTCCTTGCCAAGAACGAAAAGGAAAAACGTACCATCTACAACGCAGCCGCTCCCTTCTGGGACGGCAACGAAGTGTGGCTCATCACCGCGGGCGGCGTAACCTTTGCCGCGTTCCCCAAGGCATACGCCGTCATGTTCAGCGCGCTCTATGCCCCGCTGCTCATGCTGCTCTTTGCCCTGATCTTCCGTGCCGTGAGCTTCGAGTTCCGCAACAAGATAGAATCAGACGCATGGCGCAAGCTGTGGGATACTTTCCTGTTCCTCGGCAGCTTTGTTCCTGCGCTGCTGCTGGGCGTGGCCTTCGCCAACCTGTTCCAGGGCATTCCCATTGACGGCGACGGTGTCTATCACGGCAACCTCATCAAGCTGCTCAACCCCTACGGGCTGCTCGGCGGCGTGATGTTCGTGCTCATGTTCTGTCTGCACGGCGCACTGTGGCTGGCCATCAAGTCTTCCGGCGAGCTGCATGAGCGCGCCATGCAGATGGCAGCCAGAATCTGGCCCTACTTCATGGCCTCTGCCGTGGCGTTTCTTGCCGCCACTGCCGTGTACACCAACCTGTACCACAACTATCTGGCCATTCCCCCGCTCATGGGCGTGATCATTCTGGCCGTGGTGGCCCTGTTCACCACCCGTCTGTTCATTTCCAGCGGTTCCACCATCCTTGCATGGGCTTCCAGCGCCGTGACCATTCTCAGCTGCACCCTGTTCGGTGTGATCGGCATGTACCCTGCGCTGATTCCCTCGAACATGGACGACCTCTACCATGTCACCATCTACAACGCCGCCTCCAGCCCGCTGACCCTCAAGATCATGCTGGGCGTGGCACTCACCTTCGTACCCGTCGTCATCTTCTATCAGGCATGGGTGTACAAGGTGTTCTCCTTCAAGATTACGGACAAGGATCTCGCTTCCGACGAAGCATACTAG
- a CDS encoding cytochrome ubiquinol oxidase subunit I: protein MDVVLLSRLQFAVTVFFHFIFVPLTLGLSIMLAVMETMYVRTGDEMYKRMVKFWGKLFIINFTLGVVTGITLEFQFGTNWSRYSEYVGDIFGSLLAIEATAAFFLESTFLAVWWFGWEKVSKKMHCFAIWMVAFASNLSALWIIIANGFMQNPVGYVIRNGRAELDDFFAVITNPYSMGQYPHTVIASWMLAGFFVMGVSAWHLLRKNEEAFFKKSFKYGAAFALVFAVTVAISGHHQGNLVAKLQPAKLAAMESHWETMKGAPMNLLVMPDEANEKNAVEALGIPNVLSILAFNDPNAEVKGLKDFPKEDRPPVLITFLSFRVMVGLGTLFPLLAGLAWLWREKIQEKPWLLKSLIYTIPLPYLAIMFGWAVAEVGRQPWIVYGMMRTNDAVSPVPASSVLTSIIAFVVVYSLLGVLDIYLLRKYAQKGPKKA from the coding sequence ATGGATGTTGTTCTGTTGTCGAGGTTGCAGTTTGCTGTAACCGTATTTTTCCACTTCATCTTTGTTCCGCTTACGCTGGGCCTTTCCATCATGCTGGCCGTGATGGAAACCATGTATGTCCGCACCGGCGACGAAATGTACAAACGCATGGTCAAGTTCTGGGGCAAGTTGTTCATCATCAACTTCACCCTTGGCGTTGTGACCGGCATTACCCTCGAATTCCAGTTCGGCACCAACTGGTCCCGTTATTCGGAATACGTGGGCGACATCTTCGGCTCGCTGCTGGCCATTGAGGCCACGGCGGCGTTCTTCCTCGAATCCACCTTCCTTGCTGTGTGGTGGTTCGGCTGGGAGAAAGTTTCCAAGAAAATGCACTGTTTCGCCATCTGGATGGTGGCTTTTGCCTCCAACCTTTCCGCACTGTGGATCATCATCGCCAACGGGTTCATGCAGAATCCCGTGGGCTATGTCATCCGTAACGGCCGTGCGGAGCTGGACGACTTCTTCGCCGTTATCACCAACCCCTATTCCATGGGCCAGTATCCGCATACCGTCATCGCATCGTGGATGCTCGCAGGTTTCTTTGTTATGGGCGTTTCCGCATGGCATCTGCTGCGCAAGAATGAAGAGGCCTTTTTCAAGAAGTCCTTCAAGTACGGTGCGGCCTTTGCGCTCGTCTTTGCCGTGACCGTGGCCATTTCCGGTCACCATCAGGGCAACCTGGTTGCCAAGCTGCAGCCCGCCAAGCTCGCCGCCATGGAATCGCATTGGGAAACCATGAAGGGCGCGCCCATGAACCTGCTGGTCATGCCCGATGAAGCCAACGAAAAGAACGCTGTGGAAGCCTTGGGCATTCCCAACGTGCTCTCCATTCTCGCCTTCAACGACCCCAACGCGGAAGTGAAGGGCCTGAAGGACTTCCCCAAGGAAGACCGTCCGCCCGTGCTCATCACCTTCCTCAGCTTCCGCGTGATGGTGGGCCTTGGCACCCTGTTCCCGCTGCTGGCCGGCCTTGCATGGCTGTGGCGTGAAAAGATTCAGGAAAAGCCCTGGCTGCTCAAGTCGCTCATCTATACCATTCCGCTGCCATACCTTGCCATCATGTTCGGCTGGGCCGTGGCGGAAGTGGGGCGTCAGCCGTGGATCGTCTATGGCATGATGCGCACCAACGACGCGGTGTCTCCTGTGCCCGCCTCTTCGGTGTTGACCTCCATCATCGCCTTTGTCGTGGTCTACTCGCTGCTTGGCGTGCTGGACATCTACCTGCTGCGCAAGTACGCGCAGAAGGGTCCCAAGAAGGCTTAG
- a CDS encoding glycine cleavage system protein R — protein sequence MNKVVVSFLGRDCPGIVHAVASLMNELDCNIDEVSQTILHSEFAAIVIADVPDSLTVETLHAKLEAGLAERKVDLNVTTRLLDGSGWGDAITTEPFVVTVDGPDRPGLIAGITGVFARHNVNIENLKALMPGGDKDGHALIVYEVALPASVDPALLRAELREEADRLAVRVSMQHRDIFEAVHRVQPV from the coding sequence ATGAATAAAGTAGTAGTATCCTTTCTGGGACGCGACTGTCCGGGCATCGTGCATGCGGTAGCCAGCCTCATGAACGAGCTGGATTGCAATATCGACGAAGTCAGCCAGACCATCCTGCACAGCGAGTTCGCAGCCATCGTCATTGCCGATGTGCCGGACTCCCTTACGGTGGAAACCCTGCACGCCAAACTCGAAGCCGGTCTTGCGGAACGCAAGGTTGATCTCAACGTCACCACCCGCCTGCTCGACGGCTCGGGCTGGGGCGACGCCATCACCACCGAGCCCTTCGTGGTCACCGTGGACGGCCCCGACCGTCCGGGCCTCATTGCCGGCATCACCGGCGTCTTTGCCCGCCACAACGTGAATATCGAGAACCTCAAGGCACTCATGCCCGGCGGCGACAAGGACGGACACGCCCTCATCGTTTACGAAGTGGCCCTGCCCGCCTCCGTTGACCCCGCCCTTCTGCGCGCCGAACTACGCGAAGAAGCCGACCGACTCGCCGTGCGCGTAAGCATGCAGCATCGCGATATCTTTGAGGCAGTGCACCGCGTGCAGCCCGTCTAA
- a CDS encoding PFL family protein — protein MLTDREVLSTLAMLRNEHLDVRTVTLGVSLFDCASDNFDTFADKVRTKIGKYAEKLVATCDEVGDKYGIPVVNKRISVSPMGVVCASFSPEQMVKACQVLDESAKAAGVNFLGGFGALVEKGMTRGDRALIDALPEALAVTDCVCSSINVASSRSGINMDAVALMGETIKAIANRTADRDGLGCAKLVVFANIPQDVPFMAGAYLGVGEPEVVINVGVSGPGVVKKAIDRAMERNPNRTLSDIAEVIKRTAFKVTRVGEIIGTEVAARLGLPFGVADLSLAPTPEVGDSVGEIFQSMGLSSIGAPGSTAVLAMLNDAVKKGGAFASSHVGGLSGAFIPVSEDSSIAAAAASGALTLEKLEAMTSVCSVGLDMVAIPGDTSAATISGIIADEMAIGMINSKTTAVRIIPVPGKGVGDLVSFGGLLGEARIMPVPGGNAENFIRLGGRIPAPIHSLKN, from the coding sequence ATGCTGACGGATCGTGAAGTACTCAGCACACTGGCTATGCTCCGCAACGAGCACCTTGACGTGCGCACTGTCACGCTGGGCGTGAGCCTCTTCGACTGCGCCAGCGACAACTTCGACACCTTTGCGGACAAGGTTCGCACCAAGATCGGCAAATACGCCGAAAAGCTGGTGGCCACCTGCGACGAGGTGGGCGACAAGTACGGTATTCCCGTTGTGAACAAACGCATCAGCGTCAGCCCCATGGGGGTTGTCTGCGCTTCCTTCAGCCCCGAGCAGATGGTCAAGGCCTGTCAGGTGCTGGACGAGTCAGCCAAGGCCGCAGGGGTGAACTTCCTCGGCGGTTTCGGCGCGCTGGTGGAAAAGGGCATGACGAGAGGCGACCGGGCACTTATCGATGCACTACCGGAAGCTTTGGCCGTAACTGACTGTGTTTGTTCATCCATTAACGTAGCTTCCTCGCGCAGCGGCATCAACATGGACGCCGTGGCCCTGATGGGCGAAACCATCAAGGCCATTGCCAACCGCACTGCCGACCGCGACGGTCTGGGCTGCGCCAAGCTCGTGGTTTTTGCCAACATTCCGCAGGACGTACCCTTCATGGCCGGTGCCTACCTCGGCGTCGGCGAGCCCGAAGTGGTCATCAACGTGGGCGTTTCCGGCCCCGGCGTAGTCAAGAAGGCCATCGACCGTGCCATGGAGCGCAACCCCAACCGCACCCTCAGCGACATTGCGGAAGTCATCAAGCGCACCGCCTTCAAGGTAACCCGCGTGGGTGAGATCATCGGCACGGAAGTGGCTGCCCGTCTCGGCCTGCCCTTCGGTGTGGCCGACCTCTCGCTTGCCCCGACCCCTGAAGTGGGCGATTCCGTTGGTGAGATCTTCCAGAGCATGGGGCTTTCCTCCATCGGCGCCCCCGGTTCCACCGCGGTGCTTGCCATGCTGAACGATGCGGTCAAGAAGGGCGGCGCGTTCGCCTCCTCCCATGTGGGCGGCCTTTCCGGTGCGTTCATTCCCGTATCCGAAGACTCCAGCATCGCCGCTGCCGCCGCATCCGGCGCACTGACGCTTGAAAAGCTGGAAGCCATGACCAGCGTCTGTTCCGTGGGTCTGGACATGGTCGCCATCCCCGGCGACACCTCCGCAGCTACCATCTCCGGCATCATTGCCGACGAAATGGCCATCGGCATGATCAACAGCAAGACCACCGCCGTGCGCATCATCCCCGTTCCCGGCAAGGGCGTGGGCGATCTGGTCAGCTTCGGCGGCCTGCTGGGCGAAGCACGCATCATGCCTGTTCCCGGCGGCAACGCAGAGAACTTCATCCGCCTTGGCGGACGCATCCCTGCGCCCATACATAGCCTGAAAAACTAG
- the infA gene encoding translation initiation factor IF-1, giving the protein MAKEEAIQVTGEVMEALPNAMFLVRLENGHEMLAHISGKMRKFRIRVLPGDKVTVELSPYDLSRGRITFRPR; this is encoded by the coding sequence ATGGCCAAAGAAGAAGCCATTCAGGTTACCGGCGAAGTCATGGAAGCATTGCCGAACGCGATGTTCCTTGTCCGTCTTGAAAACGGCCACGAAATGCTGGCACACATCTCCGGCAAGATGCGCAAGTTCCGCATTCGCGTGCTTCCCGGCGACAAGGTGACTGTAGAGCTTTCGCCCTACGACCTTTCTCGCGGTCGCATTACCTTCCGCCCGCGCTAA
- a CDS encoding metallophosphoesterase: protein MQSGEYWIGLGDIHDDTARIKHIPGLREAAGVILSGDLTVGGSVKQAERVLHAVEQYNPNIFAQIGNMDRMDVTDYLESNGWNIHVKARELAPGIGIMGVGTSTFTPFGTPSEFPDSRIAEWLDEAYRAARPFRRLILVSHTPPFNTDCDRISSGTHVGSRAVREFIEEYQPDICLCGHIHESRNTDMVGRTAVINTGAFSNGGYAIIRNSGRGLRAELQVL, encoded by the coding sequence ATGCAAAGTGGTGAATATTGGATCGGACTTGGCGACATTCACGACGATACCGCCCGTATCAAGCATATTCCCGGGTTGCGGGAGGCTGCCGGTGTTATACTTTCCGGCGACCTGACCGTGGGGGGGAGTGTGAAGCAGGCGGAGCGGGTGCTGCATGCCGTTGAGCAGTACAATCCGAACATATTTGCCCAGATAGGCAATATGGACCGCATGGACGTGACCGATTATCTGGAATCGAACGGGTGGAATATCCATGTCAAAGCGCGGGAACTTGCTCCCGGCATCGGCATCATGGGAGTCGGCACCTCCACATTCACGCCTTTCGGCACGCCCTCCGAATTTCCGGATTCCCGCATCGCCGAGTGGCTGGACGAAGCGTATCGCGCAGCCAGACCTTTCAGACGACTCATTCTCGTGTCGCACACGCCGCCCTTCAACACCGACTGCGACCGCATCTCCAGCGGCACGCACGTGGGCAGCCGCGCCGTACGCGAGTTCATTGAGGAGTATCAGCCGGATATCTGTCTGTGCGGGCATATTCACGAGTCGCGCAATACGGATATGGTAGGACGTACAGCCGTGATCAACACGGGGGCATTCTCCAATGGCGGCTATGCTATTATTCGTAATTCCGGCAGAGGATTGCGGGCCGAATTACAGGTTCTCTGA
- a CDS encoding 5-formyltetrahydrofolate cyclo-ligase — protein sequence MNKPDLRKQLIASRTALSEADAREHSIAAQKHILHQNVWKQARQIVLYVPIRNEVDTALLLEQAWREHKCILLPRVNPECKGDMCLAVCKGKHELLRGTFGVREPDPLCCPPMLPDHPDFKPDLAIIPGVGFDVKGNRLGFGAGYYDRYLAHPSMKHTPRIGLAYSFQVLPELPADPWDIRMNALCTEKELTWL from the coding sequence ATGAATAAACCGGACCTCAGAAAACAACTGATCGCCTCGCGGACCGCATTGAGCGAAGCCGACGCGCGCGAACACTCCATAGCGGCCCAAAAACACATACTCCATCAAAATGTATGGAAACAGGCCCGCCAGATCGTACTCTACGTACCCATCCGCAACGAGGTGGACACGGCCCTTCTTCTGGAGCAGGCATGGCGGGAGCATAAATGCATCCTGCTCCCGAGGGTGAATCCTGAATGCAAGGGTGACATGTGCCTTGCCGTGTGCAAGGGGAAGCACGAACTCCTCAGAGGCACTTTCGGCGTTCGTGAGCCTGATCCGCTATGCTGTCCGCCCATGCTGCCCGACCATCCCGACTTCAAACCGGACCTTGCCATCATTCCCGGCGTGGGGTTCGACGTAAAGGGCAACCGCCTCGGGTTCGGGGCAGGTTACTATGACCGCTATCTGGCGCACCCATCCATGAAGCACACTCCGCGCATAGGACTGGCCTACTCCTTTCAGGTTCTTCCCGAGCTGCCCGCAGACCCGTGGGACATCCGCATGAACGCCTTGTGCACCGAAAAGGAACTGACATGGCTGTAG
- a CDS encoding polyphenol oxidase family protein, which yields MAVDFIPFRFPGIASVRCSFQTRRGGVSEATFGGSNISHDVGDNAEHVTENRRQFMQGLGIETWCELRQVHGDALIFDPPHVAPDTAGSIEADGSATDIAGRALVIKTADCQPILLAHSSGKYVAALHAGWRGNRIGYPQTAVKAFCERYDLKPQDIMAVRGPSLGPAMAEFVNFDMEWGSDWTRWYDAATKTMNLWQLTRDQLQEAGIPAGSIFGLDLCTHTHEDLFFSYRRSKVEGRQASLIWIQPE from the coding sequence ATGGCTGTAGATTTCATCCCCTTCCGTTTTCCCGGCATTGCCTCTGTCCGCTGCTCGTTCCAGACCCGAAGGGGTGGCGTGAGCGAGGCAACCTTTGGCGGCTCCAACATCTCCCACGACGTGGGCGACAACGCGGAGCACGTTACGGAAAACCGCCGCCAGTTCATGCAGGGCCTCGGCATTGAAACATGGTGCGAACTACGTCAGGTGCACGGCGATGCGCTGATCTTCGACCCGCCCCATGTCGCGCCGGACACGGCAGGCAGCATAGAGGCGGACGGTTCCGCCACCGACATTGCCGGACGCGCGCTGGTCATCAAGACCGCAGACTGCCAGCCCATTCTGCTTGCCCACAGCAGCGGCAAGTACGTAGCCGCCCTGCACGCGGGCTGGCGCGGCAACCGCATAGGCTACCCCCAGACCGCCGTCAAAGCCTTCTGCGAACGCTACGACCTGAAGCCGCAGGACATCATGGCCGTTCGCGGACCAAGCCTCGGCCCGGCCATGGCCGAATTCGTCAACTTTGACATGGAATGGGGCTCCGACTGGACCCGCTGGTATGATGCCGCCACCAAGACCATGAACCTGTGGCAGCTCACCCGCGATCAGTTGCAGGAAGCGGGCATTCCCGCAGGCAGTATCTTCGGGCTGGATCTGTGCACCCACACCCACGAGGATCTGTTCTTCTCCTACCGCCGCAGCAAGGTCGAAGGCCGTCAGGCCTCCCTCATATGGATTCAGCCGGAGTAA
- a CDS encoding aminodeoxychorismate/anthranilate synthase component II, with protein sequence MRLLLADNNDSFTRNLEHLLVAATASRPQLVPYGRLGELEPADYDCIVISPGPGHPREYPCYARFLDSGVPVLGICMGMQIINSHFGGTTGRLPASMGGAHGKQGTIMMEGEERTVARYHSLHCNSVGSGLRITATLTEPNPEGPAIVMALQHENRPLMGYQFHPESFLTPNGTWYIDHALRFFRNHQ encoded by the coding sequence GTGCGCCTGCTGCTTGCAGACAACAACGACAGTTTCACCCGCAATCTGGAACACCTGCTTGTGGCGGCAACCGCAAGCAGACCGCAGCTTGTGCCTTATGGACGACTGGGTGAGCTTGAGCCTGCGGACTACGACTGCATCGTCATCTCTCCCGGCCCCGGACATCCGCGAGAGTACCCCTGCTATGCACGCTTTCTGGACAGCGGCGTACCGGTGCTGGGCATCTGCATGGGCATGCAGATCATCAACAGCCACTTCGGCGGCACAACCGGCAGGCTGCCCGCATCCATGGGCGGCGCACACGGCAAACAGGGAACCATCATGATGGAAGGTGAAGAACGCACAGTGGCCCGCTACCACTCGCTGCACTGCAACTCCGTGGGAAGCGGATTGCGAATAACCGCAACCCTGACAGAACCGAACCCGGAAGGTCCGGCCATCGTCATGGCCCTGCAGCACGAAAATCGGCCGCTCATGGGCTACCAGTTCCATCCGGAATCCTTTCTGACCCCAAACGGCACATGGTATATTGATCATGCCCTGCGTTTTTTCCGCAACCATCAGTAA
- a CDS encoding chorismate-binding protein, whose amino-acid sequence MPCVFSATISNSALPALLHRLACDYGADLLLCGNLGASAAPQADRCIIGIGPARELEVTESTSRAELQAFCFKRQADALPGTFGYLSYTYGLSLYGIASEKPAELPLGLFRRYAVQLILTPQRPLKGFSADTEEAPQEDTITAYTLLCHAADTPPESVNGMPCATLLRSLEALCTDEASPIPAYAPPLSPAELNRRLRQSLSEKAYIEGVERVLEHIRDGDTYQLNLSTRFDVDLSATDFDPLTFFLHMWQQHPAPFYAWLRHGNKRIISTSPERFLCVRDGEVLSQPIKGTLAFETYAAGMEKALVHSAKESAELSMIVDLIRNDIATRCEYGSVQVPAHKATFIVDRLIQMYSDVRGRLRKDSTCLDLLLDAFPGGSITGCPKRRTMRIIEKEEPHCRDLYCGSIVFIEDERNMDSSIAIRTGWYDTESKALCFFAGSGIVLDSNPANEYHETLAKAGKFLRALAS is encoded by the coding sequence ATGCCCTGCGTTTTTTCCGCAACCATCAGTAACAGCGCCCTGCCCGCGCTCCTGCACCGGCTTGCCTGCGATTACGGAGCCGACCTGCTCCTGTGCGGCAACCTTGGCGCATCGGCTGCACCTCAGGCAGACCGATGCATCATCGGCATCGGCCCCGCGCGCGAACTAGAGGTTACGGAATCCACCTCCCGTGCAGAGCTGCAGGCGTTCTGCTTTAAACGGCAGGCAGATGCCCTGCCCGGCACATTCGGCTACCTTTCCTACACCTACGGGCTGTCCCTGTACGGCATAGCCAGCGAAAAGCCTGCCGAACTGCCCCTCGGGCTGTTCCGGCGATACGCCGTGCAGCTCATCCTCACGCCGCAACGCCCCTTAAAGGGTTTCTCGGCTGACACCGAAGAAGCACCGCAAGAAGACACGATTACCGCCTATACCCTCCTATGCCATGCGGCGGACACCCCGCCGGAGAGCGTTAACGGCATGCCTTGCGCAACCCTGCTGCGATCGCTGGAAGCCCTGTGCACCGATGAGGCTTCCCCCATCCCTGCCTATGCGCCTCCGCTCTCGCCAGCGGAGCTGAACCGCAGGCTGCGCCAATCCCTGTCGGAAAAAGCGTATATAGAAGGCGTGGAGCGCGTGCTGGAACATATTCGCGACGGCGACACCTACCAGCTCAACCTGTCCACACGTTTTGACGTGGACCTTTCCGCCACGGACTTTGATCCGCTGACCTTTTTTCTGCACATGTGGCAACAGCACCCCGCCCCATTCTATGCATGGCTCAGGCACGGGAACAAGCGCATCATCTCCACATCGCCTGAACGCTTCCTGTGCGTTCGGGACGGCGAGGTGCTTTCCCAGCCCATCAAAGGCACACTGGCGTTCGAAACCTATGCTGCGGGAATGGAAAAGGCGCTGGTGCACTCTGCCAAGGAGAGCGCCGAGCTTTCCATGATCGTGGACCTCATCCGCAACGACATCGCAACCCGATGCGAATACGGCAGCGTGCAGGTGCCGGCGCACAAAGCCACGTTCATCGTGGACCGGCTTATCCAGATGTATTCGGACGTGCGTGGCCGACTGCGAAAGGATTCCACCTGTCTGGACCTGTTGCTGGACGCCTTTCCCGGCGGCTCCATCACCGGCTGCCCCAAACGGCGCACCATGCGCATCATCGAAAAGGAAGAACCCCACTGCCGGGATCTGTACTGCGGAAGCATCGTCTTCATCGAAGACGAACGCAACATGGACTCCAGCATCGCCATCCGAACCGGCTGGTATGACACTGAAAGTAAAGCCCTTTGCTTCTTTGCCGGAAGCGGTATAGTACTGGATTCAAATCCTGCGAACGAATATCACGAAACGCTTGCCAAGGCAGGCAAATTCCTACGGGCGCTGGCATCATGA
- a CDS encoding aminotransferase class IV → MIYYRQGELHDGGVRQSITSPAFRFGVGLFETLLYNGTAICHLQAHLTRARQSLDYFGFQADELDYENAIREVLAANDLLGGHARVNIFFPVEDDDGTVAPVVTAALHTPQPTKTYRLTIASSPVQHPYFVHKSMNYMFHWMERRTATLQGYDDAVLTQPGGILLETTSAALIFSDGTNFCAPNSHDRLESTALAAAKELLSVHGCTVRMHTATTFRHAYVLNSLIGMRPVSNINGTRYEPDEDTCRRMTAVICG, encoded by the coding sequence ATGATCTACTACAGACAAGGCGAACTGCATGACGGTGGAGTACGGCAGAGCATAACATCACCTGCCTTCCGATTCGGCGTGGGGCTATTTGAAACCCTGCTCTACAACGGCACGGCAATCTGCCATCTTCAGGCGCACCTTACCCGCGCACGGCAAAGTCTGGACTACTTCGGCTTTCAGGCCGATGAACTCGATTACGAGAACGCCATACGCGAAGTACTGGCCGCCAACGACCTGCTTGGCGGGCATGCGCGGGTGAACATATTCTTCCCCGTCGAGGATGATGACGGAACGGTCGCGCCCGTGGTAACGGCAGCCCTCCACACCCCGCAACCGACCAAGACCTACCGGCTCACCATCGCCTCCTCTCCCGTACAGCATCCCTATTTCGTTCACAAATCAATGAACTACATGTTCCACTGGATGGAACGGCGCACCGCCACCCTGCAAGGCTACGACGATGCCGTCCTTACCCAGCCGGGAGGCATTCTGCTGGAAACGACCTCTGCGGCACTGATCTTCAGCGACGGAACCAACTTCTGCGCGCCCAACAGCCATGACAGGTTGGAATCAACGGCCCTGGCCGCAGCCAAGGAACTGCTTTCCGTGCATGGCTGCACGGTACGCATGCACACGGCCACGACCTTCCGGCATGCCTATGTTCTCAACTCTCTCATAGGCATGCGGCCCGTAAGTAACATAAACGGCACCCGCTACGAACCTGATGAAGACACCTGCAGGCGCATGACCGCGGTCATCTGCGGCTGA